A region from the Drosophila mauritiana strain mau12 chromosome 2L, ASM438214v1, whole genome shotgun sequence genome encodes:
- the LOC117135723 gene encoding ATP-dependent RNA helicase vasa isoform X10 produces the protein MSDWEDEVVEPFVDTNGARGGDWSDDENKGKSFSGGAEDGGAGGGGDGGGGGYQGRNPNGFGRGFKRGDAGRGEETGGYRGGNRDDDAGRFREGEGDFRGGRREGKVGFRGAEGGFRGGRREEEGSFRGGRREEKGGFRGEEGGLRSEEGGFRGGRREEEGGFRGEEGGFRGGRREEEGGFRGEEGGFRGGRREEEGGFRGEEGGFRGEEGGFRGEEGGFRGGRRVEEGGFRGEEGGFRGGRREEEGGFRGEEGGSRGGKGGFRGGRREEEGGFRGEEGGFRGGRREEEGGFRGEEGGFRGGRHEEEGGFRGGRREEEGGSRGGKGSFRGGRREEEGGFRGEEGGFRGEEGGFRGGKGGCRGGRREEEGGFRGEEGGFGGGRREEEGGSRGEEGGFRGGRREEEGGFCGEGGGFRGRRYENEDGDERRGRREGFNQEPRGERNERGEAGFERRRRNEDDINNNNDIVEDVQKKREFYIPPAPSNDETEIFSSGIASGINFSKYDNIPVKVTGNDVPAGIKNFTSADLRDIIVENVKKSGYKVPTPIQKRAIPVITAGRDLMACAQTGSGKTASFLLPIISKLLDDPQDLEFGRPQAVIVSPTRELAIQIFDEARKFAFESYLKIGIVYGGTSFRHQNDCITKGSHVLIATLGRLLDFVDRAFVTFEDTRFVVLDEADRMLDMGFSEGMRKLMTHVTMRPQHQTLMFSATFPEDIQRLAGEFLNNYVFVAIGMVGGACSDVKQTIYEVSKFNKRAKLMEILREDADGTIVFVETKRGADFLASYLSETEFPTTSIHGDRLQSQREQALRDFKNGSMKVLIATSVASRGLDIKNIKHVINYDMPKSIDDYVHRIGRTGRVGNNGRATTFFDPDQDRVIAADLIKILDGAGQTVPEFLRNLGACDGGGYSTQDFGGVDVRGRGNYVNDATNVEADEDWE, from the exons ATGTCTGACTGGGAAGATGAGGTTGTTGAG CCCTTTGTTGATACTAACGGCGCCCGCGGTGGAGATTGGAGCGATGATGAGAACAAGGGCAAAAGCTTCAGCGGCGGTGCTGAAGATGGCGGTGCTGGAGGCGGCGGCGATGGTGGAGGCGGCGGCTACCAAGGACGAAATCCAAATGGGTTCGGAAGGGGGTTCAAAAGGGGCGACGCAGGCAGGGGAGAAGAAACTGGAGGTTATCGAGGAGGAAATCGAGATGATGATGCAGGGAGATTCCGCGAAGGAGAGGGAGACTTTCGCGGTGGACGTCGCGAAGGAAAAGTCGGCTTCCGCGGTGCAGAAGGCGGCTTCCGCGGTGGACGTCGCGAAGAAGAAGGCAGCTTCCGCGGTGGACGTCGCGAAGAAAAAGGCGGCTTCCGCGGTGAAGAAGGCGGCCTCCGCAGTGAAGAAGGCGGCTTCCGCGGTGGACGTCGCGAAGAAGAAGGTGGCTTCCGCGGTGAAGAAGGCGGCTTCCGCGGTGGACGTCGCGAAGAAGAAGGCGGCTTCCGCGGTGAAGAAGGCGGCTTCCGCGGTGGACGTCGCGAAGAAGAAGGCGGCTTCCGCGGTGAAGAAGGCGGCTTCCGCGGTGAAGAAGGCGGCTTCCGCGGTGAAGAAGGCGGCTTCCGCGGTGGACGTCGCGTAGAAGAAGGCGGCTTCCGCGGTGAAGAAGGCGGCTTCCGCGGTGGACGTCGCGAAGAAGAAGGTGGCTTCCGCGGTGAAGAAGGCGGCTCCCGCGGTGGAAAAGGGGGCTTCCGCGGTGGACGTCGCGAAGAAGAAGGTGGCTTCCGCGGTGAAGAAGGCGGCTTCCGCGGTGGACGTCGCGAAGAAGAAGGTGGCTTCCGCGGTGAAGAAGGCGGCTTCCGCGGTGGACGTCACGAAGAAGAAGGCGGCTTCCGCGGTGGACGTCGCGAAGAAGAAGGTGGCTCCCGCGGTGGAAAAGGGAGCTTCCGCGGTGGACGTCGCGAAGAAGAAGGCGGCTTCCGCGGTGAAGAAGGCGGCTTCCGCGGTGAAGAAGGCGGTTTCCGCGGTGGAAAAGGCGGCTGCCGCGGTGGACGTCGCGAAGAAGAAGGCGGCTTCCGCGGTGAAGAAGGCGGCTTCGGCGGTGGACGTCGCGAAGAAGAAGGCGGCTCCCGCGGTGAAGAAGGCGGTTTCCGCGGTGGACGTCGCGAAGAAGAAGGCGGCTTCTGCGGTGAAGGTGGCGGCTTCCGAGGTCGGCGGTACGAAAACGAGGATG GTGATGAACGTCGTGGAAGACGCGAAGGCTTTAATCAGGAGCCACGCGGCGAACGTAACGAAAGAGGAGAGGCTGGTTTTGAGAGGCGCCGTCGCAATGAAGACGatattaacaacaacaacgataTCGTCGAAGACGTCCAGAAAAAGCGAGAATTTTACATTCCGCCCGCGCCGTCTAACGACGAAACAGAGATCTTTAGCAGTGGCATTGCTTCCGGCATAAATTTCTCCAAATATGACAACATACCGGTTAAG GTGACCGGCAACGACGTTCCAGCAGGAATAAAAAACTTTACGAGTGCTGATTTGAGGGACATTATTGTGGAAAATGTCAAGAAATCTGGATACAAGGTACCGACGCCAATACAAAAGCGTGCTATACCTGTAATTACCGCTGGCCGTGATTTAATGGCTTGCGCACAGACTGGCTCAGGAAAAACTGCTAGTTTTTTGTTGCCAATTATCAGCAAATTGTTAGATGATCCTCAAGATCTGGAGTTTGGAAGACCGCAGGCAGTGATTGTATCCCCAACTAGAGAGCTGGCAATTCAGATCTTTGACGAGGCGAGGAAGTTTGCTTTCGAGTCATATCTAAAGATCGGCATTGTTTACGGAGGCACCTCGTTCAGACATCAAAACGATTGCATTACCAAAGGCTCTCACGTATTGATCGCCACTCTGGGACGACTTCTGGATTTCGTGGATCGGGCTTTTGTCACGTTTGAAGACACTCGATTCGTTGTGCTGGATGAGGCCGATCGCATGCTAGATATGGGCTTCTCTGAAGGCATGCGAAAACTCATGACGCATGTAACTATGCGTCCACAACATCAGACATTGATGTTTTCCGCCACGTTCCCCGAAGATATACAACGATTGGCTGGCGAGTTTCTGAACAATTACGTGTTCGTGGCCATTGGCATGGTGGGCGGAGCTTGCTCTGATGTGAAGCAGACCATTTACGAAGTCAGTAAGTTCAACAAGCGAGCCAAGCTAATG GAAATCCTTCGCGAGGATGCAGATGGCACCATTGTGTTTGTGGAGACAAAGCGAGGCGCCGACTTTTTAGCTTCCTACCTGTCAGAAACGGAGTTTCCGACTACCTCCATTCATGGCGATCGTCTCCAGAGTCAACGCGAGCAGGCCTTGCGTGATTTCAAGAACGGCTCCATGAAAGTTCTCATAGCCACTTCAGTGGCTTCACGCGGACTTG ATATTAAAAACATCAAGCATGTGATCAACTATGACATGCCCAAAAGTATCGATGACTACGTACATCGCATTGGACGTACAGGTCGTGTAGGCAACAATGGACGTGCCACAACCTTCTTTGATCCTGACCAGGACAGAGTTATTGCTGCGGACTTGATAAAAATCTTGGACGGAGCTGGCCAGACTGTTCCGGAGTTTCTACGCAACTTGGGTGCGTGCGATGGTGGGGGTTATTCCACTCAAGATTTCGGTGGCGTGGATGTGCGTGGCAGG GGAAATTACGTGAACGATGCCACCAATGTCGAGGCAGACGAGGACTGGGAATAG
- the LOC117135723 gene encoding sister chromatid cohesion protein solo isoform X2, whose product MSDWEDEPFVDTNGARGGDWSDDENKGKSFSGGAEDGGAGGGGDGGGGGYQGRNPNGFGRGFKRGDAGRGEETGGYRGGNRDDDAGRFREGEGDFRGGRREGKVGFRGAEGGFRGGRREEEGSFRGGRREEKGGFRGEEGGLRSEEGGFRGGRREEEGGFRGEEGGFRGGRREEEGGFRGEEGGFRGGRREEEGGFRGEEGGFRGEEGGFRGEEGGFRGGRRVEEGGFRGEEGGFRGGRREEEGGFRGEEGGSRGGKGGFRGGRREEEGGFRGEEGGFRGGRREEEGGFRGEEGGFRGGRHEEEGGFRGGRREEEGGSRGGKGSFRGGRREEEGGFRGEEGGFRGEEGGFRGGKGGCRGGRREEEGGFRGEEGGFGGGRREEEGGSRGEEGGFRGGRREEEGGFCGEGGGFRGRRYENEDATELPPIPSSCDKDEVGAFIDQLDLSKYTTSLALIRKLRDYLLTAFKALVNQAWASVVKLTQEKRVQKAHQIRETTDMMNRLMEDMGRLICEGEHEEANGIGQFQNIGADCRADLSQWRNLQQIVVPQPSEIKNGQTNRTSGTEDARSGGLTNGDDLTEIQSAAYAVYHQVFDRGYQTGRRLYDDNQGALREDSIPTEDREHPENNQVDGSTYGVTRFLHWLSENFVTRHEIRAVRFGSPQMVFQSYAWPESPKQHISTVHQKGIFYSQPLIRTRIKSTVASEPNNSSSGQLSSMVNLARHQRSQNQETPDGVYVSRYNATGDEETPCSATVVPGRVVALRASSTPNEHRSDPGLSFIPNLTYEDGTMSSLATGGAASTPLAPSLPGEHSLGLEMDSGTVVLPADVDETRLVGHPGSTVVRSRLGGAPASTPLLSFRPRLPVIDEEHHLRFTRVSRELQMSIGFPPEETTLSQQREWGSIFRPRDEMVNYAEGPPPRQTHTARRRLRTRRRRHRIASAASPPLTPERIVRREEAFQSSRHIAATFMSSLLQSAAGEVASSGLAITRSVEEITTSIHITRNALQEEAPPTTEAITSLEVAQATRYSDSGACMQSAAFSQDLPVVAPLEISGNASIDQASFDQALAILPPINSTPIGQHPIAGFGPKTEIEMKPQIMNISNMMNASVPPMPMEVDEVPLEVSNTLANMSDHAYVTDIQILPSLQLNSLNIVSTDTTKNAVNLAPSTSTNDLQTPSDRRTSMQNQLYRVSMNDLAYISQHANVVRLMVDRQEELGAQVSSLGPFKENSQGSLHFSTMPAVKVYDPRIIQNIQKDKMRVVHGLFGALIRQSQVDMHNAPFIRNRKDALMAYRFLLELKTANIISLSSDGRFFGLL is encoded by the exons ATGTCTGACTGGGAAGATGAG CCCTTTGTTGATACTAACGGCGCCCGCGGTGGAGATTGGAGCGATGATGAGAACAAGGGCAAAAGCTTCAGCGGCGGTGCTGAAGATGGCGGTGCTGGAGGCGGCGGCGATGGTGGAGGCGGCGGCTACCAAGGACGAAATCCAAATGGGTTCGGAAGGGGGTTCAAAAGGGGCGACGCAGGCAGGGGAGAAGAAACTGGAGGTTATCGAGGAGGAAATCGAGATGATGATGCAGGGAGATTCCGCGAAGGAGAGGGAGACTTTCGCGGTGGACGTCGCGAAGGAAAAGTCGGCTTCCGCGGTGCAGAAGGCGGCTTCCGCGGTGGACGTCGCGAAGAAGAAGGCAGCTTCCGCGGTGGACGTCGCGAAGAAAAAGGCGGCTTCCGCGGTGAAGAAGGCGGCCTCCGCAGTGAAGAAGGCGGCTTCCGCGGTGGACGTCGCGAAGAAGAAGGTGGCTTCCGCGGTGAAGAAGGCGGCTTCCGCGGTGGACGTCGCGAAGAAGAAGGCGGCTTCCGCGGTGAAGAAGGCGGCTTCCGCGGTGGACGTCGCGAAGAAGAAGGCGGCTTCCGCGGTGAAGAAGGCGGCTTCCGCGGTGAAGAAGGCGGCTTCCGCGGTGAAGAAGGCGGCTTCCGCGGTGGACGTCGCGTAGAAGAAGGCGGCTTCCGCGGTGAAGAAGGCGGCTTCCGCGGTGGACGTCGCGAAGAAGAAGGTGGCTTCCGCGGTGAAGAAGGCGGCTCCCGCGGTGGAAAAGGGGGCTTCCGCGGTGGACGTCGCGAAGAAGAAGGTGGCTTCCGCGGTGAAGAAGGCGGCTTCCGCGGTGGACGTCGCGAAGAAGAAGGTGGCTTCCGCGGTGAAGAAGGCGGCTTCCGCGGTGGACGTCACGAAGAAGAAGGCGGCTTCCGCGGTGGACGTCGCGAAGAAGAAGGTGGCTCCCGCGGTGGAAAAGGGAGCTTCCGCGGTGGACGTCGCGAAGAAGAAGGCGGCTTCCGCGGTGAAGAAGGCGGCTTCCGCGGTGAAGAAGGCGGTTTCCGCGGTGGAAAAGGCGGCTGCCGCGGTGGACGTCGCGAAGAAGAAGGCGGCTTCCGCGGTGAAGAAGGCGGCTTCGGCGGTGGACGTCGCGAAGAAGAAGGCGGCTCCCGCGGTGAAGAAGGCGGTTTCCGCGGTGGACGTCGCGAAGAAGAAGGCGGCTTCTGCGGTGAAGGTGGCGGCTTCCGAGGTCGGCGGTACGAAAACGAGGATG CTACGGAACTGCCGCCGATCCCATCGAGCTGCGATAAGGATGAGGTGGGCGCATTCATCGATCAGCTGGACCTGAGCAAGTACACGACCAGCCTAGCATTGATTCGGAAATTACGTGACTATTTGCTGACTGCATTTAAGGCTTTGGTGAACCAAGCATGGGCTTCTGTCGTGAAATTAACTCAAGAAAAGCGTGTCCAAAAGGCACATCAGATACGGGAAACAACAGATATGATGAATCGCCTTATGGAGGACATGGGCCGATTGATTTGTGAGGGCGAACATGAGGAAGCGAATGGGATTGGACAGTTTCAAAACATTGGTGCGGATTGCAGAGCTGATTTGTCGCAATGGAGGAATTTGCAGCAAATTGTGGTGCCGCAACCTTCGGAGATCAAAAATGGACAAACAAACAGGACAAGCGGTACTGAGGACGCTCGATCAGGAGGTTTAACCAATGGCGATGACTTAACCGAAATACAAAGCGCCGCATACGCCGTGTATCATCAGGTTTTTGATCGAGGTTACCAAACCGGTCGACGGCTGTATGATGATAATCAAGGAGCATTGAGAGAAGATTCCATTCCAACAGAAGACCGAGAACACCCAGAAAATAATCAAGTGGATGGATCAACATATGGAGTGACTAGATTTCTGCACTGGCTAAGTGAAAACTTTGTCACTCGGCATGAAATAAGGGCAGTACGTTTTGGCAGTCCGCAAATGGTTTTTCAATCGTATGCCTGGCCAGAATCTCCGAAGCAGCACATTTCGACGGTCCATCAAAAAGGCATATTTTATTCTCAGCCCTTAATTAGGACACGCATAAAATCCACTGTTGCGAGCGAGCCAAACAATTCGAGTAGTGGTCAGCTCAGCAGTATGGTAAACTTGGCACGACATCAGCGGTCGCAAAATCAGGAAACGCCAGATGGAGTTTACGTTAGCCGCTACAATGCAACTGGAGATGAGGAGACTCCCTGCTCCGCAACTGTAGTCCCGGGCAGAGTAGTGGCTCTGCGTGCTTCGAGCACCCCAAATGAACATAGGAGCGATCCAGG CTTGTCTTTTATACCCAATTTGACTTACGAAGATGGGACCATGTCATCATTGGCAACAGGCGGCGCTGCATCGACACCGTTGGCTCCATCACTGCCAGGAGAGCATTCATTGGGGTTAGAAATGGATAGCGGCACTGTGGTGCTACCAGCTGATGTGGATGAAACCCGTTTAGTCGGACATCCAGGATCAACAGTGGTGCGTTCTCGGCTTGGAGGCGCTCCAGCATCAACCCCTTTACTATCATTCCGACCTAGACTGCCGGTCATTGACGAAGAGCATCATCTACGCTTTACCAGGGTGTCACGCGAGCTGCAGATGAGTATTGGTTTCCCGCCGGAAGAGACTACACTAAGCCAGCAACGTGAGTGGGGCTCGATTTTCCGTCCACGTGATGAAATGGTTAACTATGCCGAAGGTCCACCTCCTCGCCAAACACACACGGCTCGTCGTCGCTTGCGTACACGCAGACGACGTCATCGTATCGCATCAGCAGCCAGTCCGCCACTAACGCCGGAAAGAATTGTTCGTCGTGAGGAAGCCTTCCAAAGCAGCCGACATATTGCAGCCACTTTTATGTCCAGCTTGCTACAAAGCGCAGCTGGAGAAGTGGCGTCTTCAGGTCTGGCAATAACCCGTTCAGTGGAAGAGATAACGACATCAATCCATATCACACGAAATGCACTACAGGAGGAGGCACCACCGACCACAGAAGCAATCACCTCCCTAGAAGTTGCCCAGGCAACAAGATATTCGGATTCTGGGGCTTGTATGCAATCTGCAGCGTTCTCTCAAGATCTTCCTGTAGTAGCTCCTTTGGAGATATCCGGAAATGCATCAATTGACCAAGCATCGTTTGATCAAGCTTTGGCCATATTACCTCCCATAAATTCCACTCCAATAGGTCAGCATCCAATTGCTGGGTTTGGACCTAAAAccgaaattgaaatgaaacccCAAATAATGAACATCTCTAATATGATGAATGCTTCGGTTCCACCTATGCCAATGGAAGTCGACGAAGTTCCACTGGAGGTATCAAACACTTTGGCCAATATGAGCGATCATGCTTATGTGACTGATATACAGATACTACCGTCGTTGCAACTCAATTCTTTGAATATTGTTAGCACAGATACTACCAAGAATGCAGTAAATCTCGCCCCATCGACATCAACAAATGATTTGCAAACGCCAAGTGACCGCAGAACATCAATGCAAAACCAATTGTATCGAGTGTCCATGAACGACTTGGCATATATTTCACAACACGCTAATGTGGTTCGCCTGATGGTGGATCGTCAAGAGGAACTAGGGGCACAGGTTAGCTCCCTGGGGCCTTTTAAGGAAAATAGCCAAGGCTCGCTACATTTTAGTACTATGCCCGCTGTTAAAGTCTACGATCCACGCATCATTCAGAACATTCAGAAGGATAAGATGAGAGTAGTTCATGGGCTCTTCGGTGCTCTTATCAGGCAGTCCCAGGTTGATATGCACAATGCGCCATTCATTCGCAATCGCAAAGATGCGTTGATGGCATATCGCTTTTTACTTGAGCTTAAGACTGCAAATATAATAAGTCTTAGCTCGGATGGTAGATTCTTCGGGCTGCTGTAA
- the LOC117135723 gene encoding sister chromatid cohesion protein solo isoform X5 produces MSDWEDEVVEPFVDTNGARGGDWSDDENKGKSFSGGAEDGGAGGGGDGGGGGYQGRNPNGFGRGFKRGDAGRGEETGGYRGGNRDDDAGRFREGEGDFRGGRREGKVGFRGAEGGFRGGRREEEGSFRGGRREEKGGFRGEEGGLRSEEGGFRGGRREEEGGFRGEEGGFRGGRREEEGGFRGEEGGFRGGRREEEGGFRGEEGGFRGEEGGFRGEEGGFRGGRRVEEGGFRGEEGGFRGGRREEEGGFRGEEGGFRGGRHEEEGGFRGGRREEEGGSRGGKGSFRGGRREEEGGFRGEEGGFRGEEGGFRGGKGGCRGGRREEEGGFRGEEGGFGGGRREEEGGSRGEEGGFRGGRREEEGGFCGEGGGFRGRRYENEDATELPPIPSSCDKDEVGAFIDQLDLSKYTTSLALIRKLRDYLLTAFKALVNQAWASVVKLTQEKRVQKAHQIRETTDMMNRLMEDMGRLICEGEHEEANGIGQFQNIGADCRADLSQWRNLQQIVVPQPSEIKNGQTNRTSGTEDARSGGLTNGDDLTEIQSAAYAVYHQVFDRGYQTGRRLYDDNQGALREDSIPTEDREHPENNQVDGSTYGVTRFLHWLSENFVTRHEIRAVRFGSPQMVFQSYAWPESPKQHISTVHQKGIFYSQPLIRTRIKSTVASEPNNSSSGQLSSMVNLARHQRSQNQETPDGVYVSRYNATGDEETPCSATVVPGRVVALRASSTPNEHRSDPGLSFIPNLTYEDGTMSSLATGGAASTPLAPSLPGEHSLGLEMDSGTVVLPADVDETRLVGHPGSTVVRSRLGGAPASTPLLSFRPRLPVIDEEHHLRFTRVSRELQMSIGFPPEETTLSQQREWGSIFRPRDEMVNYAEGPPPRQTHTARRRLRTRRRRHRIASAASPPLTPERIVRREEAFQSSRHIAATFMSSLLQSAAGEVASSGLAITRSVEEITTSIHITRNALQEEAPPTTEAITSLEVAQATRYSDSGACMQSAAFSQDLPVVAPLEISGNASIDQASFDQALAILPPINSTPIGQHPIAGFGPKTEIEMKPQIMNISNMMNASVPPMPMEVDEVPLEVSNTLANMSDHAYVTDIQILPSLQLNSLNIVSTDTTKNAVNLAPSTSTNDLQTPSDRRTSMQNQLYRVSMNDLAYISQHANVVRLMVDRQEELGAQVSSLGPFKENSQGSLHFSTMPAVKVYDPRIIQNIQKDKMRVVHGLFGALIRQSQVDMHNAPFIRNRKDALMAYRFLLELKTANIISLSSDGRFFGLL; encoded by the exons ATGTCTGACTGGGAAGATGAGGTTGTTGAG CCCTTTGTTGATACTAACGGCGCCCGCGGTGGAGATTGGAGCGATGATGAGAACAAGGGCAAAAGCTTCAGCGGCGGTGCTGAAGATGGCGGTGCTGGAGGCGGCGGCGATGGTGGAGGCGGCGGCTACCAAGGACGAAATCCAAATGGGTTCGGAAGGGGGTTCAAAAGGGGCGACGCAGGCAGGGGAGAAGAAACTGGAGGTTATCGAGGAGGAAATCGAGATGATGATGCAGGGAGATTCCGCGAAGGAGAGGGAGACTTTCGCGGTGGACGTCGCGAAGGAAAAGTCGGCTTCCGCGGTGCAGAAGGCGGCTTCCGCGGTGGACGTCGCGAAGAAGAAGGCAGCTTCCGCGGTGGACGTCGCGAAGAAAAAGGCGGCTTCCGCGGTGAAGAAGGCGGCCTCCGCAGTGAAGAAGGCGGCTTCCGCGGTGGACGTCGCGAAGAAGAAGGTGGCTTCCGCGGTGAAGAAGGCGGCTTCCGCGGTGGACGTCGCGAAGAAGAAGGCGGCTTCCGCGGTGAAGAAGGCGGCTTCCGCGGTGGACGTCGCGAAGAAGAAGGCGGCTTCCGCGGTGAAGAAGGCGGCTTCCGCGGTGAAGAAGGCGGCTTCCGCGGTGAAGAAGGCGGCTTCCGCGGTGGACGTCGCGTAGAAGAAGGCGGCTTCCGCGGTGAAGAAGGCGGCTTCCGCGGTGGACGTCGCGAAGAAGAAGGTGGCTTCCGCGGTGAAGAAG GCGGCTTCCGCGGTGGACGTCACGAAGAAGAAGGCGGCTTCCGCGGTGGACGTCGCGAAGAAGAAGGTGGCTCCCGCGGTGGAAAAGGGAGCTTCCGCGGTGGACGTCGCGAAGAAGAAGGCGGCTTCCGCGGTGAAGAAGGCGGCTTCCGCGGTGAAGAAGGCGGTTTCCGCGGTGGAAAAGGCGGCTGCCGCGGTGGACGTCGCGAAGAAGAAGGCGGCTTCCGCGGTGAAGAAGGCGGCTTCGGCGGTGGACGTCGCGAAGAAGAAGGCGGCTCCCGCGGTGAAGAAGGCGGTTTCCGCGGTGGACGTCGCGAAGAAGAAGGCGGCTTCTGCGGTGAAGGTGGCGGCTTCCGAGGTCGGCGGTACGAAAACGAGGATG CTACGGAACTGCCGCCGATCCCATCGAGCTGCGATAAGGATGAGGTGGGCGCATTCATCGATCAGCTGGACCTGAGCAAGTACACGACCAGCCTAGCATTGATTCGGAAATTACGTGACTATTTGCTGACTGCATTTAAGGCTTTGGTGAACCAAGCATGGGCTTCTGTCGTGAAATTAACTCAAGAAAAGCGTGTCCAAAAGGCACATCAGATACGGGAAACAACAGATATGATGAATCGCCTTATGGAGGACATGGGCCGATTGATTTGTGAGGGCGAACATGAGGAAGCGAATGGGATTGGACAGTTTCAAAACATTGGTGCGGATTGCAGAGCTGATTTGTCGCAATGGAGGAATTTGCAGCAAATTGTGGTGCCGCAACCTTCGGAGATCAAAAATGGACAAACAAACAGGACAAGCGGTACTGAGGACGCTCGATCAGGAGGTTTAACCAATGGCGATGACTTAACCGAAATACAAAGCGCCGCATACGCCGTGTATCATCAGGTTTTTGATCGAGGTTACCAAACCGGTCGACGGCTGTATGATGATAATCAAGGAGCATTGAGAGAAGATTCCATTCCAACAGAAGACCGAGAACACCCAGAAAATAATCAAGTGGATGGATCAACATATGGAGTGACTAGATTTCTGCACTGGCTAAGTGAAAACTTTGTCACTCGGCATGAAATAAGGGCAGTACGTTTTGGCAGTCCGCAAATGGTTTTTCAATCGTATGCCTGGCCAGAATCTCCGAAGCAGCACATTTCGACGGTCCATCAAAAAGGCATATTTTATTCTCAGCCCTTAATTAGGACACGCATAAAATCCACTGTTGCGAGCGAGCCAAACAATTCGAGTAGTGGTCAGCTCAGCAGTATGGTAAACTTGGCACGACATCAGCGGTCGCAAAATCAGGAAACGCCAGATGGAGTTTACGTTAGCCGCTACAATGCAACTGGAGATGAGGAGACTCCCTGCTCCGCAACTGTAGTCCCGGGCAGAGTAGTGGCTCTGCGTGCTTCGAGCACCCCAAATGAACATAGGAGCGATCCAGG CTTGTCTTTTATACCCAATTTGACTTACGAAGATGGGACCATGTCATCATTGGCAACAGGCGGCGCTGCATCGACACCGTTGGCTCCATCACTGCCAGGAGAGCATTCATTGGGGTTAGAAATGGATAGCGGCACTGTGGTGCTACCAGCTGATGTGGATGAAACCCGTTTAGTCGGACATCCAGGATCAACAGTGGTGCGTTCTCGGCTTGGAGGCGCTCCAGCATCAACCCCTTTACTATCATTCCGACCTAGACTGCCGGTCATTGACGAAGAGCATCATCTACGCTTTACCAGGGTGTCACGCGAGCTGCAGATGAGTATTGGTTTCCCGCCGGAAGAGACTACACTAAGCCAGCAACGTGAGTGGGGCTCGATTTTCCGTCCACGTGATGAAATGGTTAACTATGCCGAAGGTCCACCTCCTCGCCAAACACACACGGCTCGTCGTCGCTTGCGTACACGCAGACGACGTCATCGTATCGCATCAGCAGCCAGTCCGCCACTAACGCCGGAAAGAATTGTTCGTCGTGAGGAAGCCTTCCAAAGCAGCCGACATATTGCAGCCACTTTTATGTCCAGCTTGCTACAAAGCGCAGCTGGAGAAGTGGCGTCTTCAGGTCTGGCAATAACCCGTTCAGTGGAAGAGATAACGACATCAATCCATATCACACGAAATGCACTACAGGAGGAGGCACCACCGACCACAGAAGCAATCACCTCCCTAGAAGTTGCCCAGGCAACAAGATATTCGGATTCTGGGGCTTGTATGCAATCTGCAGCGTTCTCTCAAGATCTTCCTGTAGTAGCTCCTTTGGAGATATCCGGAAATGCATCAATTGACCAAGCATCGTTTGATCAAGCTTTGGCCATATTACCTCCCATAAATTCCACTCCAATAGGTCAGCATCCAATTGCTGGGTTTGGACCTAAAAccgaaattgaaatgaaacccCAAATAATGAACATCTCTAATATGATGAATGCTTCGGTTCCACCTATGCCAATGGAAGTCGACGAAGTTCCACTGGAGGTATCAAACACTTTGGCCAATATGAGCGATCATGCTTATGTGACTGATATACAGATACTACCGTCGTTGCAACTCAATTCTTTGAATATTGTTAGCACAGATACTACCAAGAATGCAGTAAATCTCGCCCCATCGACATCAACAAATGATTTGCAAACGCCAAGTGACCGCAGAACATCAATGCAAAACCAATTGTATCGAGTGTCCATGAACGACTTGGCATATATTTCACAACACGCTAATGTGGTTCGCCTGATGGTGGATCGTCAAGAGGAACTAGGGGCACAGGTTAGCTCCCTGGGGCCTTTTAAGGAAAATAGCCAAGGCTCGCTACATTTTAGTACTATGCCCGCTGTTAAAGTCTACGATCCACGCATCATTCAGAACATTCAGAAGGATAAGATGAGAGTAGTTCATGGGCTCTTCGGTGCTCTTATCAGGCAGTCCCAGGTTGATATGCACAATGCGCCATTCATTCGCAATCGCAAAGATGCGTTGATGGCATATCGCTTTTTACTTGAGCTTAAGACTGCAAATATAATAAGTCTTAGCTCGGATGGTAGATTCTTCGGGCTGCTGTAA